A genome region from Ignisphaera sp. includes the following:
- a CDS encoding RNA-binding domain-containing protein, with protein sequence MQESDKRKALLTEITLTTLCHATEDCNKVKQALLNLVPQDIASSAQLLADTMKGFYGNIITRFELRAHGNDAQKVLEHLAKLLSESDRRYIISSLEIRYDRKSNKVFIRIDKQSAYLKTPFVSEGDDIVKIVLSFSMLRSLDSVREVLEEIFFGPKK encoded by the coding sequence ATGCAAGAAAGCGATAAGAGAAAAGCCCTGTTAACAGAAATCACATTGACAACGCTGTGCCACGCTACCGAGGATTGCAACAAGGTTAAACAAGCATTGCTTAACCTCGTCCCACAGGATATAGCATCCTCAGCACAGCTACTTGCAGACACCATGAAGGGATTCTACGGCAACATCATCACAAGATTTGAGCTCAGAGCCCACGGCAATGATGCGCAAAAGGTTTTGGAGCATCTTGCAAAGCTTCTAAGCGAAAGCGATAGGAGATATATTATAAGCTCCCTTGAGATCAGATACGATAGGAAATCGAACAAAGTGTTTATTAGAATAGATAAGCAGAGCGCCTATCTCAAAACGCCATTTGTTTCCGAAGGCGACGACATCGTAAAAATCGTTTTGTCGTTTTCCATGCTAAGATCCTTGGATAGTGTTAGAGAGGTTCTAGAGGAGATATTCTTTGGCCCAAAGAAGTAA
- a CDS encoding Rpp14/Pop5 family protein — protein MLLLIAIALSLASLVTSIVCAYKVRKYVSTLLDELSLSLLTRRKSRRVKRYVLLKFVCSDKTDLKSFVNGLEKIVARFLGELDKIDCGITVASVSTASRRAIIRVTGDYRCVKRVLVALSIQHILFDSCIVVPLRTSGLLSRLRKML, from the coding sequence GTGCTACTCCTCATAGCCATTGCGCTGTCTTTGGCGTCGCTAGTCACATCCATTGTCTGTGCATATAAGGTTAGGAAATATGTTTCAACGCTTCTAGACGAGCTTTCCCTATCGTTGCTCACAAGGAGAAAGAGTAGGAGGGTGAAGAGATATGTTCTGCTAAAGTTTGTGTGCAGCGATAAAACAGATTTGAAGAGTTTTGTAAACGGGCTTGAAAAGATTGTGGCAAGGTTTCTTGGAGAACTAGACAAAATCGACTGTGGCATAACTGTTGCATCTGTTTCAACAGCTTCTAGAAGAGCCATCATAAGGGTTACTGGAGACTATAGATGTGTGAAAAGAGTCTTGGTAGCGCTGTCCATTCAGCACATATTATTTGACAGCTGTATAGTCGTTCCTCTGAGAACCTCGGGTCTACTATCAAGGCTAAGAAAAATGCTCTAA
- a CDS encoding inositol-3-phosphate synthase, which translates to MVRVGIVGVGNIAAMFIQAVEYYRRHEKEDGLIHRIIRNYRVYDIRFAYAIDVSKNKVGKDLSEAIFAKPNQVPKYIDVPRTGVVVRMGRVLDGVAEHMREDFEPANEPEPSLHEIAKELEENNVDVLVNLLPVGSAQASRFYAEAAAKAGVAFVNCIPEFIASDPAYSKMFEENNTLVLGDDIKGQLGSTIVHRALASLVAMRGGEIVESYQLNVGGNTDFKNMLDHSRLHSKKISKTMAVASTQPDPEKILENLFAGPSGYIPFLGNTKVAYIYMKVLGFMGLPITIDLKLTVDDKAMASAILADVVRLAKALRDKGVKGSPDWASAFYFKYPPKQAKSDEEALLNLYLKLEELGIDIEPKRLYLWNYLKQKQ; encoded by the coding sequence ATGGTTAGAGTTGGAATTGTTGGCGTTGGAAACATTGCAGCAATGTTTATCCAGGCAGTAGAGTATTATAGGAGACATGAGAAAGAAGATGGGCTGATACACCGCATAATCAGAAATTACAGAGTATATGATATCAGATTCGCATACGCTATCGACGTCTCCAAAAACAAGGTTGGCAAAGACCTCTCCGAAGCCATATTCGCCAAGCCAAACCAGGTTCCAAAGTACATCGATGTGCCTAGAACAGGCGTTGTTGTCAGAATGGGTAGGGTTCTAGACGGTGTTGCAGAGCACATGAGAGAGGATTTTGAGCCCGCCAACGAGCCCGAGCCAAGCCTCCACGAAATTGCAAAAGAGCTCGAGGAAAACAACGTCGATGTTCTCGTGAATCTTCTTCCAGTTGGAAGTGCACAGGCATCTAGATTCTATGCAGAGGCAGCGGCAAAAGCTGGTGTAGCATTTGTTAACTGTATTCCCGAGTTCATAGCCAGCGACCCAGCATACAGCAAAATGTTTGAGGAGAACAACACCCTCGTTCTAGGCGATGACATAAAGGGGCAACTAGGCTCAACAATAGTTCACAGAGCCCTTGCAAGCCTAGTCGCTATGAGGGGCGGAGAAATCGTCGAATCCTACCAGCTCAACGTCGGTGGAAACACAGACTTCAAGAACATGCTCGATCATAGCAGGCTCCACAGCAAGAAGATAAGCAAGACAATGGCTGTCGCATCCACGCAGCCAGACCCTGAGAAAATATTGGAAAATCTCTTTGCAGGTCCAAGCGGCTACATACCATTCCTCGGAAACACCAAGGTCGCATACATATACATGAAGGTGCTCGGCTTCATGGGGCTCCCAATAACAATAGATTTGAAGCTAACAGTAGACGACAAGGCAATGGCCTCTGCAATCCTAGCAGATGTTGTTAGACTGGCAAAGGCGTTAAGAGACAAGGGTGTTAAGGGAAGCCCGGACTGGGCATCAGCATTCTACTTCAAGTACCCGCCAAAACAGGCTAAAAGCGATGAGGAGGCTCTACTCAACCTCTATCTAAAGCTCGAAGAGCTTGGAATAGACATAGAGCCTAAGAGACTCTACCTGTGGAACTATCTAAAACAAAAGCAATAG
- a CDS encoding PadR family transcriptional regulator, with protein sequence MESKAVRRLKRKLTVETLWIYVAKALMNREPLRGYDIVKILRNDMGIKASTITIYSVVYRMAREGLLETVKSGGETLYRLSQRGREEFEEAVKFLESIVTILRS encoded by the coding sequence ATGGAGTCAAAAGCTGTGAGGAGGTTGAAGAGGAAGCTGACTGTGGAAACGCTGTGGATATACGTCGCAAAGGCGCTGATGAATAGAGAGCCTTTGAGGGGCTACGACATTGTGAAAATATTGAGGAATGATATGGGGATAAAGGCATCGACTATAACTATATACAGTGTTGTTTATAGAATGGCTAGAGAGGGGCTTCTAGAGACTGTAAAATCTGGTGGTGAGACTCTATACAGGTTGTCTCAGAGGGGCAGGGAGGAGTTTGAGGAGGCTGTAAAGTTCTTGGAGAGTATAGTAACAATTCTGAGGTCCTAG
- the pyrH gene encoding UMP kinase, with the protein MAGEKVLLKLSGKIVNPDSPELIERYVQAIIRAVDSGRRIAVVVGGGQQARTYIRCARALRLNNAQADMIGIEIARINALLLAYALGDYAYVPIPRSIEDVQRAWSTGKVVVVGGLQPGQSTAAVAAVVAETLGIRRMLYATDVDGVYDKDPKRFPDAKRFDSISIDVLGQVMSQRFEAGGYELLDPIAVQVIKRSCIEVVVFNGFDSGNFERILSGEVVGTRIVSCR; encoded by the coding sequence ATGGCTGGAGAAAAGGTCTTGTTAAAGCTATCTGGAAAGATTGTGAATCCAGATAGCCCAGAGCTTATCGAGAGGTATGTGCAAGCTATTATAAGAGCTGTTGATAGTGGCAGGAGGATTGCTGTCGTTGTTGGTGGTGGGCAGCAGGCTAGGACATACATAAGATGTGCAAGAGCATTGAGGCTGAATAATGCACAAGCAGATATGATTGGAATCGAGATTGCGCGCATCAATGCGCTTTTGCTTGCATATGCGCTTGGGGACTACGCATATGTTCCCATACCTAGGAGTATAGAGGATGTGCAGAGGGCTTGGAGCACTGGCAAAGTCGTTGTTGTTGGCGGTCTTCAGCCAGGGCAGTCAACAGCTGCTGTTGCAGCTGTGGTTGCTGAGACGCTTGGGATTAGGAGAATGCTTTATGCAACTGATGTGGATGGAGTATATGATAAAGATCCGAAGAGGTTTCCAGATGCAAAGAGATTTGATAGCATATCTATAGATGTGCTTGGACAGGTTATGAGCCAGAGGTTTGAGGCTGGAGGCTACGAGCTTTTGGATCCCATAGCTGTGCAGGTCATTAAAAGAAGTTGTATAGAGGTTGTTGTTTTCAACGGATTTGACTCTGGGAACTTCGAGAGGATCCTCTCGGGGGAGGTTGTGGGCACAAGAATAGTCTCATGTAGATAG
- the trm14 gene encoding tRNA (guanine(6)-N2)-methyltransferase, whose translation MRLLVTSDTGFEGVLAEELKELANVNILEKSSGRVFIDVDRANIVNVFRSRIANNIYYIVESAENVSTLDEIYKIVRGIDFTLFLEPSQSFAIRPERIGEHSFTSIDIGRVAGQAVIDGYMQAKGVRLRVNLDEPDVEIYVELNGSRLVVAISLTRESLHRRRYRVFSHPAALKSTIASAMLRIAGWRPGDGLYDPMCGGGTVAIEAALASKGVEIPCIARRSIDLGMLDRLFPQVVDEIDKLCMKSLVEWERIHIGVDINPRFVEGAVINAKNAGVDDSTIFIAGDMVEITPKIRGLEHEFGVEMDIAVFNPPYGYRMKPGGLEKLYRKAIAVLRENSFRKIVFITSATKVAERVLAGFDDARIERLRVIHGTLPSIVYSIDFSHN comes from the coding sequence TTGAGGCTTTTGGTTACGTCTGATACGGGCTTTGAGGGGGTTCTGGCTGAGGAGCTCAAGGAGCTTGCTAACGTTAATATACTTGAAAAGTCGAGTGGCAGGGTATTCATAGATGTTGATAGGGCTAACATTGTGAATGTTTTTCGTTCTCGTATTGCAAACAACATATATTATATCGTAGAGTCTGCAGAAAACGTCTCTACACTTGATGAGATATACAAGATTGTTAGGGGCATAGACTTCACATTGTTTTTAGAGCCTAGCCAATCCTTTGCAATAAGGCCTGAGAGAATTGGTGAACACAGTTTTACGAGTATTGATATAGGTAGGGTGGCGGGGCAGGCTGTGATAGATGGCTATATGCAGGCGAAGGGCGTTAGGCTTAGGGTGAATCTTGATGAGCCTGATGTTGAGATCTATGTAGAGCTCAATGGGAGTAGACTAGTTGTGGCCATTTCACTTACGAGAGAATCTCTCCACAGAAGAAGGTATAGGGTTTTCAGCCATCCAGCAGCGTTAAAAAGTACAATAGCATCTGCAATGCTTAGAATAGCAGGTTGGAGACCTGGGGATGGGCTGTACGACCCTATGTGCGGTGGGGGAACAGTGGCTATTGAAGCTGCTTTAGCTAGTAAGGGTGTGGAGATCCCATGTATAGCGAGGAGGAGTATAGACCTCGGCATGCTGGACAGGCTTTTCCCACAGGTGGTAGACGAAATAGATAAGCTGTGTATGAAGAGCTTGGTTGAGTGGGAGAGGATACACATAGGGGTGGACATAAATCCGAGGTTTGTGGAGGGCGCTGTAATAAATGCGAAGAATGCTGGTGTAGACGACTCTACAATATTCATAGCTGGGGATATGGTAGAGATCACACCGAAGATTAGGGGTTTGGAGCACGAGTTTGGAGTTGAAATGGATATAGCTGTGTTCAACCCTCCATATGGCTATAGGATGAAGCCGGGTGGTCTTGAGAAGCTATATAGAAAAGCTATTGCTGTTCTGAGGGAGAACAGCTTTAGAAAGATCGTATTCATAACATCGGCAACCAAGGTGGCGGAGAGGGTTTTGGCAGGGTTTGACGATGCCCGTATAGAGAGGCTTAGGGTGATACACGGCACACTTCCATCGATTGTCTATAGCATAGACTTCTCACACAATTGA